One Silene latifolia isolate original U9 population chromosome 4, ASM4854445v1, whole genome shotgun sequence DNA segment encodes these proteins:
- the LOC141653049 gene encoding acyl-acyl carrier protein thioesterase ATL4, chloroplastic-like, producing the protein MLLHAVTNPVVIPMQATPISVSHPIRQSSSPLSQPLIQDRRLPVSLYHRPLLPPAHCVNGQLSIDVENTPRLMDFIEIELKVRDYEVDHYGVVNNAVYSSYCQHAHHELLGYLGVNLEACGRSQPLAVSDLAFKFLAPLRNRDRFMIKVRVSHFSVARIFIEHYFYKLPDYQPILEAKSTLVWLDENHRPIRIPSEVKSKLTQLGLYK; encoded by the exons ATGTTACTCCATGCAGTTACCAACCCCGTCGTCATTCCTATGCAAGCCACACCAATTTCTGTGTCACATCCTATCCGTCAATCCTCGTCGCCGCTATCTCAGCCTTTGATCCAGGACCGTCGATTGCCCGTCAGCCTATATCACCGGCCATTGCTTCCTCCGGCGCACTGTGTTAACGGACAGCTTTCTATTGATGTTGAAAATACCCCTAG ATTGATGGATTTTATTGAAATCGAACTCAAAGTACGTGATTATGAAGTGGATCACTATGGTGTTGTTAACAATGCAGTCTATTCCAGCTATTGCCAACATG CACATCATGAATTATTGGGATATCTTGGGGTAAATCTTGAAGCATGTGGTCGTAGTCAACCGCTAGCAGTTTCGGACTTGGCTTTCAAATTTCTTGCACCTCTTAGG AATAGGGACAGATTTATGATAAAGGTGAGGGTGTCACACTTCTCAGTTGCTCGCATTTTCATTGAACACTACTTCTACAAGTTACCGGACTACCAG CCTATTCTTGAAGCTAAGTCTACCTTGGTGTGGCTTGACGAAAATCACCGCCCTATTCGCATACCGTCGGAGGTCAAATCCAAGCTAACCCAACTCGGATTATACAAGTAA